In Candidatus Methylomirabilota bacterium, the sequence CCATGTCGGAGGAATTGCGCGGCGTACTGAATGCGGGCCATACGCGGACGGCTGGGGTAGTGCGTACAGTGGGCGAGGAGTTTGAGCCTCGAATCTTTAAGGTCTTCTGTCCGAAGGTACTCGCCATGATCGGCAAGCCCCCAGGAACCATCGAGGATCGGTCGATTGTCATTCCCATGAAGCGCAAGACCTCCGGCGAGCAGGCGCAACGGTTTCGACTCAAGCAGCTTGAGGCCCTGGCCCCCCTCTGCCAGAAGTCGGCGCGGTGGGCGCTAGACCATATTGAGGAGCTTCGAGACGCGGACCCTGCTGTCCCCGATAGCCTGAATGATCGCGCGGCTGATAACTGGCGGCCCCTGCTCGCCATTGCGGACCTAGTGTTCCGTCCCAGCTAATTCTTGACAGCGACGCACCTTCTCGAGGATTACGTCGGCACGGGCGGTCCAGACGAATGGCTGGGGTTCGTTGTTCCAGTGCGCCAACCACTGGTAGATTGCGTGCTCCAACTCCGCCACGCTGCGAAAGGTGCCGCGCCGGATCATCCGATCGGTGATGAGGGCGAACCACCGCTCCACTTGGTTGAGCCACGAACTGCTGGTCGGGGTGAAGTGGAACTGGAAGCGGCGGCGGCGCTTGGGCTTCAGCCACCGCTGCACAGCGGCGCTTTTGTGCGTACTGTAGTTGTCTACGATGAGGTGCACCTCCAGGTCCGACGGCACGTCGTGTTCCAACTGGTCGAGGAACTTCACGAACTCTTTGCCGCGGTGGCGCGGCTGGCAGCTCCCAATGACCTTGCCGGTGAGAATGTTGAAGGCCGCAAATAGCGTGGTGGTCCCATAGCGTTTGTAATCGTGGGTTTGCCGTTCCGGCCATCCGGGGTGTAGCGGCAAGAGAGGCGCCGTGCGATCCAGCGCTTGGATTTGGCTCTTCTCGTCCACGCACAGGACCAACGCACGCTCCGGCGGGTTGAGATAGAGGCCCACGATGTCGCGCACGCGCTCTTCGAACTGTGGATCCGTGGAGAGCTTGAACCGCTCGACTCGGTGGGGCTGGATCGCGTGGCGTTGCCAGACGCGTTGGATCATCATACGTGAGAGACCCAGGTACCGGGCCAGCGTGCGGACACTCCAGTGGGTCCCATGCGGCGATCGCATCTTCAGTGTCGTGTCCAGAATCCGCTGCTCCACCGCCGGGGTGCATACCGGCCCCGTCCGGTGGCGCTGTGGCCGCTGCTGCATGGCCGCGATCCCCCCATGGCTGAAGGCCACGCGCGTCGCCATTACGGTCGGCCGGGACAGCCCGGTTTGCTGCGCGATGGCGTAGTTGGAGACGCCTTGACTGGCCAGCAGGATCACCTGACACCGGCGCGCCACCCGCTGCGTTGTCGTTCCTGCGCGGACCACGGTGTCCAACTGTTGCTTCTGGGGAGCATTTAGCGTCAGAGCAGGCACCCGAGTGAACATGCATCATTAGATCACAAGTCATCTTGTATTGTCAAGTGTTGTACGGGACGGGACACTAGCGGGCGGCGACTGGGCCGCCCGAGCGCGAGATGCGGCGCTGATCTTGTCCGGCGGAGAACGGGACCCCGAGGCCGACGGCATGGGCGCGTTGTTGATTGGAGATACCGTCACGATCTTCAAAGACCGAGGTGTTGACCGACTGGCTACTACCGACTTGATCGGTGAGCTGGTGAAGATCGAAGGGAGGCCCTGGCCAGAATGGAACAAAGGAGGGAAGCCTATCACACCCCGCGGGCTGGCGAAGCTCTTAAAGCCGTTCGGGATACGACCGAAAGTGGAGCGGGTTGGCAACGATACCTTTCGCGGATACGAAGGGCATGCCTTCGATGATGCTTGTTCCCGCTACTTTCAAGATTCTAATGTGTTACATCCGTTACAACCTAATAAAAACAATGACTTAGGCCCTAAATTCAATGTGTTACAAACCCCCGATGTTACGCATACGAAAAGCGACCTAAGTATTGAGAAACAAAGGAATGTTACGCATGTTACGGATAGAAACCCCGAAAATGGCCTAAGCGACCTACGTGAGGAGGTGTGTGTCCTATGATGGCGGCGGAGCTGATTCAAGAGGCGCGAACGGCTGGCGTCACCTTGACCTCTCTTCCGGATGGCAGGCTGCAAGCGACTGGGAGGCCCCAGGTTCCGTCAGAACTGAAGGCGAGATTGAGCACCCACAAGGCGGAGGTGGTGGCGCTACTTCAAGCGTGCGATGTGCTGACCGACCTGTACCGGCGTTACTGGACATTATCAGAAACCGAAGAGCCGATGGCGACCTTCCAGTCATTGCACCAAGAGATCGACCGGATTGAAAACCAAGTGGGAGCAGACACAGCCTGGCGCACCCTGGAAGTCGAGGCGAGGCGCTGGTATCAGGAGAAAAGTCGGTGCCCCTTTTGTGGAAAAGACGAACTGCATCTGACCGAGGGAAGCCGATGAGGCGCGGGAGCAGCTTGGCGTCCTGGCTC encodes:
- a CDS encoding DUF3631 domain-containing protein, with the translated sequence MSSVVRDGTLAGGDWAARARDAALILSGGERDPEADGMGALLIGDTVTIFKDRGVDRLATTDLIGELVKIEGRPWPEWNKGGKPITPRGLAKLLKPFGIRPKVERVGNDTFRGYEGHAFDDACSRYFQDSNVLHPLQPNKNNDLGPKFNVLQTPDVTHTKSDLSIEKQRNVTHVTDRNPENGLSDLREEVCVL
- a CDS encoding IS630 family transposase; translation: MFTRVPALTLNAPQKQQLDTVVRAGTTTQRVARRCQVILLASQGVSNYAIAQQTGLSRPTVMATRVAFSHGGIAAMQQRPQRHRTGPVCTPAVEQRILDTTLKMRSPHGTHWSVRTLARYLGLSRMMIQRVWQRHAIQPHRVERFKLSTDPQFEERVRDIVGLYLNPPERALVLCVDEKSQIQALDRTAPLLPLHPGWPERQTHDYKRYGTTTLFAAFNILTGKVIGSCQPRHRGKEFVKFLDQLEHDVPSDLEVHLIVDNYSTHKSAAVQRWLKPKRRRRFQFHFTPTSSSWLNQVERWFALITDRMIRRGTFRSVAELEHAIYQWLAHWNNEPQPFVWTARADVILEKVRRCQELAGTEH